caccgttctgggtgtgtgtgtactcactgcccctagttcactagtgtgtgtgtgtgagtgtgtgagtgtgttaaatgtggaggacacatttcgctgtacagtgacaaatacgtgcacctttacctttacaggATGTAAACTCGGGGTAATAATACTGATACCCAGTACGTCAAAATATAGCTGAATCGGCCACATCCTGCACATCCGGTTGTAACATAGGggttgaggcaggctgcatgtgtGGAGGGACTTTACGAGGGCTACAGCAATACTTGTTGTCCGGACAGGCAGAGATAAGAAAAGGTCAGAAGGTCGCACTAACACGTCCACGATTGGTAGAGTCACCCCAAACACTGCAAACTGAGGCACTTAGCAGGAGGCCTAATCAGTTCACTGACGAAAAGCATATTGTGGTCTGGAGATGAGCCTCAGGGGAAGGGCAGAGCTTAGCACTTGGAGCACATGACCTGTGCATGCACtccccactgaggccagcagagggagactcCAATGCAAGACATTGATCTTAGGTATAATTGTTAAAAGTAAACACACATGGAGAACGTTACTATCTGAGGACTGGTGAACATTGTTAAGATTAAATATTAACTGAAGTATCTAAGAAAAATCTTATTgtgcaggataaactctttttaaaaagatTGTTCTTTTAAAAACCTTAAAGAAacttagtttatttattatttgctcATCTTTTTACATCTTTTAGTGCTTGCAATTGAGAAATGGGCCAATATAaatggtatttaaaaaaatcagcattaaaaatattacaattattcCATTAAAGAACATTAAAGTTAAGAATTTGTTGTTTAGTTTTACCATGCTACCATTTCAGAGACTGAATTTCTAGAGTGAGAATATTTAAAAGACAATTCTGAGGCAGGTTTCTTTAACACAAAGTAACTGATCCTGACTAAAGTCATTTGTTACACCATTCATTTATTCTCTTACTGTGTAAGACCTTTTATGAACTTCAGAACATGCCAGAGGTTTGTGCTGAGATGGTTCTACTTGAGAAGAGAATCTCATTACTAATTTTCTACAGAAGTTATGATTAGTGGAGCTGAGTTTACCCCTCCAAAATTGAGGCTGGGGCTGAAGTAAGGATAGAGCTTCTCAGTGAAAGACTGACCAGTGAACGAGTAGATATGAGATCTGACCTCAACATCATAGAAGGAGACCAGACCCTCCTCATAATCCACAAACACCCCCACCTTCTGGGGAGCCTGCTTCAAGGAAAGACGGACAGGGTACGATTCTGCAGCCACGTATTCAGTCTCATTTCTGAGACATACAATCCAGTATCCATTCTCAGGTCTGGCTGTAATCTCTCCTTTCCTGTTGCTGGACTTTGAGGTCACTCCTAAATCCCACTCAGTCTTCCCTCTGACCTGCACCTCATAGTAGAATCTCCCTGAGGAGAACCCCTCCTTCCCCAACACACTGGTACACTTATCAAACCTCTCTGGGTTATCAGGGAGGTTCTTTTCTGCATCATCTTCTTTGACTTGTTTCCCATCATCAGACAGGATGAGAGCAGGATGAGCTGTATCAGGATCCAGAGTCACATCCACTGAGAGAgaaattaaaatgttgaaaagacagacgatccattaacgaTGACATATGCATCAATCTTAGAGTTTGTTGACATTAtccaaaacataactggacctcCTGGATTTAGCTTTGAGCCTGAGTATTCGCATCCATAACCTAAATATTTTTCCTTAAAGTATAGTAGTCTCAGATCATTAGCTATGAGCTAATCTcttatgagctacatcttagccataatgttcatttgtcccccgcCACTGTCTAAAGCACTCAGTAACACCAATGATAGCACTACGATATATGGAAAACCTTTCAGACCTATCCGGACCTTTGTCACTTAACTCAATTCCCTCAAAATACTAAAAGGAATTTTAGGAAACTGTTATCCCATTTATAACTGTtacccaattataatcagacctctattaagaataataaatacatttattagctttgggcatgtacccaaaacccttgaATTAGTAGCTATAAGACCTtaaatcaagaaaccaaatcttgattcTAGTGTATTTTCatattacagacccatctcgaACATTAACACTAACATTTATGAGATCCCAACAACTCTGTTCATACCTGGCTAAGAACCACATGTATGAGAAACCCCATCATAGCATTGAGACAGCTGCAGTGGAGATAACAAATGATCACCTTCTTGCCTCGGATTAAGGCCATGTATCCTTATTAGCTGTACtcaacctcagtgcagcctttgatccAATAGATCACACTATACTGTTAGAAAAGTTAAAGAACATgattggaatcacaggaacagccttATTGttgttcaaatcatatctaaccaaACGCTATCAGCTCACAAaggatttatcttcaaattacacaaaagtaagatatggagttccgcaaggctctattttaggactgctattattcattataccactgggctcagtgaTAAGTAGACATGGTGTTAAATTCCACTGTTATGTAAATAATACACAGCTCtaaatatcagccaaacctgaggataaatttaagttaaagaaaatATAGGActgtgtaaaatataaaaaactctggatgtcacatgaCTCCCTTCTCCTAAACAGTAACAAACCCAAGGTCCAAAAGCTCCAagtgtcatgtctgcctctgttttctGTGACAAACCATAACACCAAGAAATAAACTGAATCAGACTTGGCTGTtgaatgttagacttggctgatgttTCCATTATTCAAAATCTTGC
This portion of the Salminus brasiliensis chromosome 9, fSalBra1.hap2, whole genome shotgun sequence genome encodes:
- the LOC140562150 gene encoding zinc-binding protein A33-like, translating into MRYPARPNNAEELRATIRATWALITPEHHCGETKAQAELLNFQLFLQSETSPEDLQRISEELTPFSQSWLPPAVSCLKSSSSEIELKQIQQCAVDVTLDPDTAHPALILSDDGKQVKEDDAEKNLPDNPERFDKCTSVLGKEGFSSGRFYYEVQVRGKTEWDLGVTSKSSNRKGEITARPENGYWIVCLRNETEYVAAESYPVRLSLKQAPQKVGVFVDYEEGLVSFYDVEVRSHIYSFTGQSFTEKLYPYFSPSLNFGGVNSAPLIITSVEN